A region from the Mesotoga sp. UBA6090 genome encodes:
- a CDS encoding DMT family transporter, with protein MDVLKKKWMAALVAIFCSVLWGSAFPVLKLSYEEMSIAPDDVSAKLVFAGIRFLGAGVMVLMLSIPLGRKGRTRFAKKDYLHFLALGLLQTFLLYFFFYNGLSYTTGMKSSIIMAGENFLVILLAHYIYENDRLSWKKTLGMILGFAGVFLANFETGFTLSFVFLGDGFMLIAATIGAFGTMYAKRISAIRSPFLVSGWQLSIGGFLLLLAGLPGLKEDSLVFTLKGNLLLVYSMLLSAIAFSLWYAILSFHKAGEITMFRFVIPVAGVFLSAAFIPGEALNSYMAFALVLVSAGIVVVNWKNRGVSEDNSTQ; from the coding sequence ATGGATGTTTTGAAAAAGAAGTGGATGGCGGCTTTGGTTGCGATATTCTGTTCGGTTCTTTGGGGCAGCGCTTTTCCGGTGCTTAAACTAAGTTACGAGGAAATGTCTATCGCTCCGGATGACGTTTCCGCCAAGCTTGTCTTCGCGGGAATTCGATTTTTGGGCGCCGGTGTCATGGTACTCATGCTTTCAATACCCCTTGGTAGAAAGGGTAGAACAAGATTCGCGAAGAAGGACTACCTCCATTTTCTGGCGCTCGGGCTACTGCAGACTTTTCTGCTCTATTTCTTCTTCTATAACGGGTTGAGCTACACGACGGGTATGAAGTCTTCAATAATAATGGCCGGAGAAAACTTTCTAGTTATTCTTCTTGCTCATTACATATACGAGAATGACCGCTTGAGCTGGAAAAAGACACTCGGGATGATACTGGGATTCGCTGGTGTCTTCCTCGCGAATTTTGAAACCGGCTTCACTCTGAGCTTCGTGTTTCTGGGCGACGGATTCATGTTGATCGCAGCGACTATTGGTGCATTCGGCACTATGTATGCCAAAAGGATTTCGGCAATTAGGTCGCCTTTCCTCGTATCAGGATGGCAGCTTTCGATCGGCGGCTTTCTTCTCCTGCTTGCCGGTCTTCCAGGGCTGAAAGAGGATTCGCTTGTTTTCACGCTCAAGGGTAATCTCCTTCTAGTATATTCTATGCTTCTTTCGGCAATAGCCTTTTCCTTATGGTATGCGATTCTCAGCTTTCACAAAGCCGGTGAAATCACTATGTTCCGTTTCGTGATCCCGGTGGCCGGTGTCTTTCTCTCGGCAGCCTTCATTCCGGGAGAGGCCCTCAACTCATACATGGCATTCGCCCTCGTATTGGTTTCGGCCGGTATTGTGGTTGTCAACTGGAAGAACAGAGGAGTCTCAGAAGATAATTCCACTCAATAA
- a CDS encoding cation:proton antiporter → MNRRIIKKIGSLAFRLSFLPSLFEGFSIMVMAHFFLNLSLIQEGMLGFIIAAVSPAVVVPEMLRLKERDFGKRNEIPSTILAVASIDDVVTITLFTAFLGIEGGQDVSIGMSLLMLPIEIILGISLGATIGFLFSLLSKRFHIGDTKKVLLILSIAFVFHKLEEVLPVATLMGVVPIGFVLRERLPVAADRIAGKMERI, encoded by the coding sequence TTGAACCGGAGAATTATCAAGAAGATAGGTTCCCTGGCTTTTCGTCTTAGTTTTCTTCCAAGCCTCTTCGAAGGTTTCTCAATTATGGTAATGGCTCACTTCTTCCTGAATCTCAGCCTCATTCAAGAAGGAATGCTCGGCTTCATAATTGCGGCGGTGTCACCTGCGGTAGTGGTTCCCGAGATGCTGAGACTGAAAGAAAGGGACTTTGGAAAGAGAAACGAAATACCTTCTACTATTCTAGCGGTAGCTTCAATAGACGACGTTGTGACCATTACACTCTTTACAGCGTTTTTGGGAATTGAAGGAGGACAGGATGTCAGTATCGGAATGTCCCTTCTTATGTTGCCAATAGAGATTATTCTCGGAATATCTCTTGGAGCGACAATCGGTTTTCTCTTCAGCCTACTGTCCAAAAGATTCCATATCGGGGACACGAAGAAGGTTCTTTTGATCCTATCGATTGCATTCGTTTTCCATAAACTCGAGGAAGTACTGCCCGTAGCAACTCTCATGGGTGTGGTGCCGATAGGTTTTGTCCTGCGAGAGAGGCTTCCGGTAGCCGCCGACAGGATTGCAGGAAAGATGGAGAGAATCTGA
- a CDS encoding flavin reductase family protein, translated as MTEFSFPEHSKELLETLRDGRVLIGVTDGVETNLITVGWGFLGYTWNRPVFIAMIRPSRFTHDFFRSSDGFSVNFMSTNWQEALDFCGTRSGKYFDKFKETGLTPQEGVSPSIVVVGEADKVLECRVVSKEALTPLALNGSIASTFYGDNSYHSLIFGEITDSYTLP; from the coding sequence ATGACAGAATTCAGCTTTCCGGAGCACTCGAAGGAGCTTCTTGAAACCCTCAGGGACGGAAGAGTTCTGATCGGAGTAACAGATGGCGTTGAAACAAATTTGATAACCGTGGGTTGGGGTTTCCTTGGTTATACATGGAATCGACCGGTCTTCATTGCCATGATAAGGCCGAGCAGATTCACGCACGATTTTTTCAGAAGCAGCGATGGATTCTCGGTTAATTTCATGTCAACAAACTGGCAGGAGGCGCTGGACTTCTGCGGGACAAGGAGCGGAAAGTATTTCGACAAATTCAAGGAAACCGGTTTGACTCCACAAGAGGGAGTGTCGCCATCGATAGTGGTGGTGGGTGAGGCAGATAAGGTATTGGAATGCCGCGTTGTTTCTAAGGAAGCATTAACACCTCTTGCTCTGAACGGAAGCATAGCAAGCACTTTCTACGGTGATAATTCATATCATTCGCTCATATTTGGAGAAATCACCGATTCATACACTCTTCCTTGA
- a CDS encoding nitrilase-related carbon-nitrogen hydrolase yields MNSTDLTAVQVWFDQDSFGEEAFRRKMRDYVAEASLSWKGRNHIVVFPEFFATFLYPSFRKLSFEETTAKTLVKYAIKNMGLSFNPFKKAFLRDALEIEAYYRDVFESMAKEFGTYLLAPSILLPVVDTESEKGRFIRDGKLYNLAYFFNPSGKVVTKAFKHNLTKAESSIIFSRGEQEHNVVHTEIGVIGIAICYDMFFQSEIEKLDAAGCETVLVPSCNFAFWKGKLSGSTQERIWFRDGPIKASSGREKIRYLMNPMATGIVGRDRAQGISSIWYRGRALAVAREFDREEILNFTT; encoded by the coding sequence ATGAACAGTACCGATCTCACTGCAGTTCAGGTCTGGTTTGATCAGGATTCATTTGGAGAAGAGGCATTTCGCAGAAAGATGAGGGACTATGTGGCCGAGGCTTCTCTGTCATGGAAGGGAAGGAACCACATTGTGGTCTTCCCCGAGTTCTTTGCGACCTTTCTTTACCCATCCTTTAGGAAGCTGAGCTTCGAGGAGACGACCGCAAAGACTCTTGTAAAATATGCGATCAAGAACATGGGGCTTTCCTTCAATCCCTTCAAGAAGGCCTTTCTGAGAGACGCTCTTGAGATCGAAGCCTACTATCGTGATGTCTTCGAAAGCATGGCAAAGGAGTTCGGTACGTATCTTCTTGCGCCTTCGATCCTGCTCCCGGTTGTCGACACGGAATCAGAGAAAGGGAGATTCATCCGTGATGGAAAGCTCTACAACCTCGCCTACTTCTTCAACCCTTCGGGAAAAGTTGTAACAAAGGCTTTCAAACACAATCTCACTAAAGCCGAGAGTTCCATTATCTTTTCCAGAGGAGAGCAAGAACATAACGTCGTGCACACCGAGATAGGAGTGATTGGTATTGCAATCTGCTATGACATGTTCTTTCAGAGTGAAATAGAGAAACTGGATGCCGCAGGTTGTGAAACCGTTCTTGTTCCTTCATGCAACTTCGCCTTTTGGAAGGGAAAATTGAGTGGCTCAACGCAAGAAAGGATCTGGTTTCGTGACGGGCCAATCAAGGCATCATCAGGTAGAGAGAAGATTCGCTATCTCATGAATCCAATGGCGACTGGAATTGTCGGCAGAGACAGAGCGCAAGGGATTTCTTCCATCTGGTACAGGGGAAGGGCGCTTGCCGTTGCCAGAGAATTCGATAGGGAAGAGATTCTCAATTTTACGACTTAA